Proteins encoded within one genomic window of Zootoca vivipara chromosome 12, rZooViv1.1, whole genome shotgun sequence:
- the KIAA1217 gene encoding sickle tail protein homolog isoform X18: protein MQREIFPNSSRPGSTAHPPHALPISPPATPVPHSMPPSPSRIPYGIARPVGGPGNATIPRDRLSNMPASRSISPSPSAILERRDVKPDEDMGSKTLTPFRNEGLYADPYLYHEGRMSIAGSHAGHPLDVPDHIIAYHRSTMRSSSTYCNPPMQPEIMEQSLYRQKSRKYPDSHLPTLGSKTPPASPHRVADVRMVDFHAHHNSQVSPHTIHLERSSPGRQSLKKDPGTPVFVEAKPRNVMGLPGMAEVVPSVPDKKAFGYGSAVIPKENETRERMQAMEKQIASLTGLVQSALLKGPNTSNSKEASSEKMLKTVTSKSSAEKPGSAHVSSGKNSLLAIEAAPASVMPVGSTAMQVSLFDMKRNVSDLRLQLHQMRQLQLHNQEALRAMVKKAELEINGKVMERAKRLEDPVQRQRHLVEQERQKYLHEEEKIVKSLCELESFVEDLKKESLTANRIVTLKDVEDGAFLLRQVGEAVATLKGEFPTLQNKMRAILRIEVEAVRFLKEEPHKLDILLKRVRSMTDILTTLRRHVTDGLLKGVDPSQAAQYNAMEKATAAEVLKKQDEAAKSPASPKQKVGEPSAELSVRSEVIPVSSMTVHHAQSSPVVMHQSQHSTTLVSNAPNSPVAKSPSAGSSASCHLVPAMPESAAAAAAAVTATTQQTQAPQSPQVNGSTMQSLFIEELHSVSTRNRALSIEKAEKKWEEKRQNLDHYNGKEFEKLLEEAQANIMKSIPNLEMPPQATGSPKADAAEKIEVSEEAPNPEQETEKPVKSPPPPPPRRSYLIGSGLSTRLGEVSYVARKDSTLVKESSEDAAQGAQPKIPKEDHASPQPLGTIPPAKEEEEEEEGDRIMAELQAFQKCSYMDVNSNSHVEQSRNDTHTKDARPVALIHPKEKKVYGEATKDSDHPKHQTEEMVSDAPSIAENSTFSKDLLLENKEYAQTNSLKLKTNCSIVLDNERKTGPEEAQCPAVETGRQRSTNAALRETGHSSQQNEPLSGAGAPPVSQTDSYTQEASPKSLEEQEMSAGAYNQVVLRHKAPRNVALNSMDEVESPTSSPSDESPPSENIAFMITKTAVQFLSSGEVHDIVNRQGEDVQTVNIDSRREATSQQGTLENRESEEPVMCLDKKPVIIIFDEPMDIRSAYKRLSTIFEECDEELEKMMTEEKIDEEEEEEEDQEPETPGARNIGVTSADSNRSHGADDTSSSRFEQDFRKRYLSNSATQVKLLEGQETGEMDLRKSPYIYVPHPESKLDTPDTKKKFKFKFPKKQLVALTQAIRTGTKTGKKTLQVVVYEEEEEDGTVKQHKEAKRFEIPSSRPDDASGKEEPNLTVQTSRTEEIRKNTYRTLDSLEQTIKQLESTISEMSPKSVSEAPARSEGTSVPGFFSPKESLALEETIADVEPPSSIPSTSRKGSTSTSQTSRMPIPAAAKSRQQGSADKTSKPHKLQDQRQYRQANGSAKRAGGDCKATSPNLSASKIPAFSSTSGKSSSVSSGDSTNLPSPPTKASGPSSNPLSPPTGRPPHSASLIPSVSNGSLKFQNPAHTGKGHQPLSFSIQTQNGRPPPLPPAPFSSSSFSSPSSSSSSPPSLSQGSKSIRSIHTPSFTSYKSQNGSVSKPAQSSSVTKEST from the exons ATGCAGAGAGAAATATTCCCGAATTCTTCTCGGCCAGGATCCACTGCACATCCCCCCCATGCACTGCCAATCTCTCCACCGGCTACGCCAGTGCCCCACTCCATGCCTCCTTCCCCATCCAGGATCCCCTATGGCATTGCCAGGCCAGTTGGCGGCCCTGGCAATGCCACCATTCCCAGGGACAGGCTCTCAAACATGCCAGCCTCGAGATCCATCTCGCCGAGCCCCAGTGCCATTTTGGAAAGAAGGGATGTGAAGCCCGACGAGGACATGGGTAGCAAAACTCTTACTCCTTTTCGGAACGAGGGGCTGTATGCCGACCCTTACTTGTACCACGAGGGCAGGATGAGCATCGCGGGTTCACATGCGGGGCACCCTCTTGACGTTCCCGACCACATCATTGCTTACCATCGTAGCACCATGAGGTCTTCAAGCACTTACTGCAACCCTCCTATGCAGCCTGAGATCATGGAGCAGTCGCTGTACCGGCAAAAATCAAGGAAATACCCCGACAGCCACTTGCCGACCCTGGGCTCCAAAACTCCTCCTGCCTCCCCTCACAGAGTAGCTGATGTTCGGATGGTAGACTTTCACGCCCATCACAACTCCCAAGTGTCTCCTCACACCATTCACCTTGAGAGGTCGTCTCCAGGTCGCCAGTCCCTTAAGAAAGACCCAGGGACGCCTGTGTTCGTAGAAGCAAAACCACGAAATGTCATGGGCTTACCCGGCATGGCTGAGGTAGTCCCGTCGGTACCTGACAAGAAAGCTTTTGGCTATGGATCAGCAGTGATACCCAAAGAGAATGAGACCAG AGAGAGGATGCAAGCAATGGAGAAACAGATTGCCAGTTTAACTGGTCTTGTTCAGTCTGCGCTTTTAAAAGGGCCAAATACAAGTAATAGCAAAGAGGCTTCTAG tGAGAAGATGTTGAAAACTGTGACTAGTAAAAGCAGTGCTGAGAAGCCAG GATCTGCTCATGTCTCCAGTGGGAAGAACTCGTTACTAGCTATCGAAGCTGCCCCTGCCAGCGTCATGCCAGTCGGCTCCACAGCCATGCAAGTCAGCCTCTTTGACATGAAACGCAACGTGTCAGATCTCCGTCTCCAGCTGCACCAGATGCGGCAACTACAG CTGCACAACCAGGAGGCGCTACGGGCCATGGTGAAGAAAGCGGAGCTGGAAATCAACGGCAAGGTGATGGAAAGAGCGAAGAGGCTGGAAGATCCTGTGCAgcgacagcgccacctggtggaGCAAGAAAGGCAGAAATACCTACACGAAGAGGAGAAAATTGTGAAGAGCTTGTG TGAGCTGGAAAGTTTTGTTGAAGATCTGAAGAAGGAATCTCTTACAGCCAATAGGATTGTTACACTGAAAGACGTTGAAGATGGGGCTTTTCTTCTACGGCAGGTTGGAGAGGCTGTCGCCACCCTCAAAG GTGAATTTCCAACACTGCAGAATAAAATGCGGGCCATTCTCCGCATCGAGGTGGAAGCTGTGAGATTTTTAAAGGAGGAACCTCATAAACTCGACATCCTACTGAAGAGAGTTCGCAGCATGACCGATATCCTCACCACCCTCCGGAG GCATGTTACCGATGGTCTGCTGAAAGGTGTGGATCCCTCACAGGCCGCCCAGTACAATGCCATGGAGAAAGCGACGGCGGCAGAAGTTCTGAAAAAACAGGACGAGGCTGCCAAGAGCCCTGCTTCCCCAAAGCAAAAGGTTGGCGAACCCTCAGCGGAACTGTCTGTCAGGTCAGAGGTGATCCCTGTCTCGAGCATGACCGTCCACCATGCACAAAGCTCCCCGGTGGTCATGCATCAGTCTCAGCATTCAACAACACTGGTCAGCAATGCCCCAAATTCTCCCGTGGCAAAGAGCCCCTCGGCAGGTTCATCTGCATCATGCCACCTGGTGCCTGCCATGCCAGagtctgctgcagcagcagcagccgcagtgACAGCGACCACCCAGCAAACGCAGGCACCTCAGTCGCCCCAGGTTAATGGCTCCACCATGCAAAGCCTTTTTATCGAGGAACTTCACAGCGTCAGTACCAGGAACAGAGCTCTGTCAATTGAG AAAGCAGAGAAGAAATGGGAAGAGAAAAGGCAGAACCTCGATCACTACAACGGAAAAGAATTTGAAAAACTCCTCGAAGAAGCACAAGCCAATATCATGAAATCAATCCCAAACCTTGAGATGCCTCCACAAGCCACAGGCTCGCCAAAAGCTGACGCAGCAGAAAAAATAGAAGTCTCTG AAGAGGCTCCTAACCCAGAGCAGGAGACCGAAAAGCCAGTGAAGTCTCCACCTCCTCCGCCTCCACGTCGCAGTTATCTGATAGGATCTGGACTAAGCACAAGACTGGGAGAAGTCAGTTACGTGGCCAGGAAAGACAGCACTTTGGTCAAG GAAAGCAGTGAAGATGCTGCTCAAGGAGCACAGCCAAAAATCCCCAAGGAAGACCACGCCTCTCCTCAACCCCTGGGCACAATTCcacctgcaaaggaggaggaggaggaggaggagggagacagaaTAATGGCAGAATTACAG GCTTTCCAGAAGTGCTCTTACATGGATGTAAACTCAAACAGCCATGTTGAACAGTCCAGAAATGACACTCACACAAAAGATGCAAGGCCTGTGGCCTTAATACACCCCAAGGAGAAGAAG GTGTATGGGGAGGCAACAAAAGATAGTGACCATCCCAAGCACCAGACAGAAGAGATGGTCTCGGATGCTCCCAGCATTGCTGAAAACTCTACCTTCAGCAAAGATTTGCTTTTGGAGAATAAGGAGTATGCACAAACAAATTCTCTTAAGCTGAAAACAAACTGCTCCATTGTGTTAGACAATGAAAGGAAGACGGGGCCTGAAGAAGCACAATGTCCCGCAGTTGAAACTGGAAGACAAAGGTCAACCAATGCTGCACTTAGAGAGACTGGTCATAGTTCGCAGCAGAATGAGCCTCTCAGTGGTGCAGGGGCACCTCCTGTCAGTCAAACAGACTCATACACCCAGGAGGCTTCTCCTAAGTCTCTAGAGGAACAAGAAATGTCTGCTGGGGCCTATAATCAAGTTGTGCTGAGGCATAAGGCACCTAGAAATGTTGCCTTAAATAGTATGGATGAGGTAGAGTCGCCAACTAGCTCTCCAAGTGATGAAAGCCCACCATCGGAGAACATTGCTTTCATGATTACCAAAACAGCAGTCCAATTTCTGTCCAGTGGAGAGGTCCACGATATagtcaacaggcagggagaagATGTGCAGACTGTGAACATTGATTCCAGAAGGGAAGCAACATCCCAACAAGGGACGCTAGAGAACCGTGAAAGTGAAGAGCCTGTGATGTGCTTGGACAAAAAACCGGTAATCATTATTTTTGATGAGCCAATGGACATCCGATCAGCTTATAAAAGACTTTCAACGATATTTGAGGAATGTGATGAAGAGCTGGAAAAAATGATGACAGAAGAGAAGatagatgaagaggaggaggaggaggaagaccaaGAGCCTGAGACACCTGGTGCCCGTAACATAGGAGTTACCAGTGCAGACAGTAATAGGAGTCATGGGGCTGATGACACAAGCAGCAGTAGATTTGAGCAGGACTTCAGAAAACGCTATCTGTCTAATTCAGCGACACAAGTCAAACTCCTTGAAGGGCAGGAAACAGGCGAGATGGATCTCAGGAAATCTCCTTACATTTATGTGCCACATCCAGAATCAAAGCTGGACACTCCTGATACAAAGAAGAAATTCAAGTTTAAATTCCCTAAAAAGCAGCTGGTGGCTCTTACACAGGCAATCCGCACGGGGACTAAAACCGGCAAGAAAACTTTGCAGGTGGTTGTgtatgaagaggaggaggaagacggcACTGTGAAACAGCACAAAGAGGCAAAAAGGTTTGAAATCCCGAGCAGTCGGCCTGATGACGCTTCAGGGAAGGAGGAGCCAAACCTAACTGTACAGACTTCTAGGACTGAAGAAATTAGAAAAAATACATACAGGACTCTGGACAGTCTGGAGCAGACTATTAAGCAACTGGAGAGCACTATTAGTGAGATGAGCCCAAAATCAGTTTCTGAAGCTCCAGCCCGATCGGAGGGAACTTCTGTCCCGGGCTTTTTCTCACCTAAAGAATCCCTAGCGCTGGAAGAGACTATTGCTGATGTTGAACCCCCTTCCTCAATACCGTCAACTTCACGTAAG GGTTCAACCAGCACTTCACAGACCAGCAGGATGCCAATCCCTGCAGCCGCAAAAAGTAGACAGCAAGGCAGTGCAGACAAAACAAGCAAACCGCATAAGCTACAGGATCAACGCCAGTACAGACAG gctAATGGAAGTGCTAAGAGAGCTGGTGGGGACTGTAAGGCCACTTCCCCTAACCTGTCTGCTTCAAAAATCCCAGCCTTTTCTTCCACCTCTGGGAAAAGTAGCTCTGTTTCTAGCGGTGATAGCACTAACCTTCCGAGCCCCCCTACTAAAGCCTCTGGCCCTTCTTCTAACCCTCTCAGTCCTCCAACAGGTCGCCCTCCTCATTCCGCTTCCCTAATCCCCTCTGTCTCTAATGGCTCCTTGAAGTTCCAGAATCCCGCTCACACAGGTAAAGGTCACCAACCTCTTTCATTCTCAATACAGACTCAAAACGGCCGgccaccccctcttcctccagctcccttTTCCtcatcctccttctcctctccctcctcctcctcctcctctcccccatcaCTGAGTCAAGGTTCGAAGAGCATCCGCTCGATCCACACACCCAGCTTCACCAGCTACAAGTCCCAGAACGGAAGTGTCAGCAAACCTGCCCAATCTTCCTCCGTCACCAAGGAATCAACTTAA
- the KIAA1217 gene encoding sickle tail protein homolog isoform X14: MTRSPKLSQSPQPNLGDQAELSEASADSLEIMSEGESLSPFSRGSRTRASLPVVRSTNQTKERSLGVLYLQYGDETKQLRMPNEITSTDTIRALFVSAFPQQLTMKMLESPSVAIYIKDESRNIYYELSDVRNIQDRSFLKVYNKDPVHAFSHMPRAVNGDVRMQREIFPNSSRPGSTAHPPHALPISPPATPVPHSMPPSPSRIPYGIARPVGGPGNATIPRDRLSNMPASRSISPSPSAILERRDVKPDEDMGSKTLTPFRNEGLYADPYLYHEGRMSIAGSHAGHPLDVPDHIIAYHRSTMRSSSTYCNPPMQPEIMEQSLYRQKSRKYPDSHLPTLGSKTPPASPHRVADVRMVDFHAHHNSQVSPHTIHLERSSPGRQSLKKDPGTPVFVEAKPRNVMGLPGMAEVVPSVPDKKAFGYGSAVIPKENETRERMQAMEKQIASLTGLVQSALLKGPNTSNSKEASSEKMLKTVTSKSSAEKPGSAHVSSGKNSLLAIEAAPASVMPVGSTAMQVSLFDMKRNVSDLRLQLHQMRQLQLHNQEALRAMVKKAELEINGKVMERAKRLEDPVQRQRHLVEQERQKYLHEEEKIVKSLCELESFVEDLKKESLTANRIVTLKDVEDGAFLLRQVGEAVATLKGEFPTLQNKMRAILRIEVEAVRFLKEEPHKLDILLKRVRSMTDILTTLRRHVTDGLLKGVDPSQAAQYNAMEKATAAEVLKKQDEAAKSPASPKQKVGEPSAELSVRSEVIPVSSMTVHHAQSSPVVMHQSQHSTTLVSNAPNSPVAKSPSAGSSASCHLVPAMPESAAAAAAAVTATTQQTQAPQSPQVNGSTMQSLFIEELHSVSTRNRALSIEKAEKKWEEKRQNLDHYNGKEFEKLLEEAQANIMKSIPNLEMPPQATGSPKADAAEKIEVSEEAPNPEQETEKPVKSPPPPPPRRSYLIGSGLSTRLGEVSYVARKDSTLVKESSEDAAQGAQPKIPKEDHASPQPLGTIPPAKEEEEEEEGDRIMAELQAFQKCSYMDVNSNSHVEQSRNDTHTKDARPVALIHPKEKKVYGEATKDSDHPKHQTEEMVSDAPSIAENSTFSKDLLLENKEYAQTNSLKLKTNCSIVLDNERKTGPEEAQCPAVETGRQRSTNAALRETGHSSQQNEPLSGAGAPPVSQTDSYTQEASPKSLEEQEMSAGAYNQVVLRHKAPRNVALNSMDEVESPTSSPSDESPPSENIAFMITKTAVQFLSSGEVHDIVNRQGEDVQTVNIDSRREATSQQGTLENRESEEPVMCLDKKPVIIIFDEPMDIRSAYKRLSTIFEECDEELEKMMTEEKIDEEEEEEEDQEPETPGARNIGVTSADSNRSHGADDTSSSRFEQDFRKRYLSNSATQVKLLEGQETGEMDLRKSPYIYVPHPESKLDTPDTKKKFKFKFPKKQLVALTQAIRTGTKTGKKTLQVVVYEEEEEDGTVKQHKEAKRFEIPSSRPDDASGKEEPNLTVQTSRTEEIRKNTYRTLDSLEQTIKQLESTISEMSPKSVSEAPARSEGTSVPGFFSPKESLALEETIADVEPPSSIPSTSRKGSTSTSQTSRMPIPAAAKSRQQGSADKTSKPHKLQDQRQYRQANGSAKRAGGDCKATSPNLSASKIPAFSSTSGKSSSVSSGDSTNLPSPPTKASGPSSNPLSPPTGRPPHSASLIPSVSNGSLKFQNPAHTGKGHQPLSFSIQTQNGRPPPLPPAPFSSSSFSSPSSSSSSPPSLSQGSKSIRSIHTPSFTSYKSQNGSVSKPAQSSSVTKEST; encoded by the exons ATGCAGAGAGAAATATTCCCGAATTCTTCTCGGCCAGGATCCACTGCACATCCCCCCCATGCACTGCCAATCTCTCCACCGGCTACGCCAGTGCCCCACTCCATGCCTCCTTCCCCATCCAGGATCCCCTATGGCATTGCCAGGCCAGTTGGCGGCCCTGGCAATGCCACCATTCCCAGGGACAGGCTCTCAAACATGCCAGCCTCGAGATCCATCTCGCCGAGCCCCAGTGCCATTTTGGAAAGAAGGGATGTGAAGCCCGACGAGGACATGGGTAGCAAAACTCTTACTCCTTTTCGGAACGAGGGGCTGTATGCCGACCCTTACTTGTACCACGAGGGCAGGATGAGCATCGCGGGTTCACATGCGGGGCACCCTCTTGACGTTCCCGACCACATCATTGCTTACCATCGTAGCACCATGAGGTCTTCAAGCACTTACTGCAACCCTCCTATGCAGCCTGAGATCATGGAGCAGTCGCTGTACCGGCAAAAATCAAGGAAATACCCCGACAGCCACTTGCCGACCCTGGGCTCCAAAACTCCTCCTGCCTCCCCTCACAGAGTAGCTGATGTTCGGATGGTAGACTTTCACGCCCATCACAACTCCCAAGTGTCTCCTCACACCATTCACCTTGAGAGGTCGTCTCCAGGTCGCCAGTCCCTTAAGAAAGACCCAGGGACGCCTGTGTTCGTAGAAGCAAAACCACGAAATGTCATGGGCTTACCCGGCATGGCTGAGGTAGTCCCGTCGGTACCTGACAAGAAAGCTTTTGGCTATGGATCAGCAGTGATACCCAAAGAGAATGAGACCAG AGAGAGGATGCAAGCAATGGAGAAACAGATTGCCAGTTTAACTGGTCTTGTTCAGTCTGCGCTTTTAAAAGGGCCAAATACAAGTAATAGCAAAGAGGCTTCTAG tGAGAAGATGTTGAAAACTGTGACTAGTAAAAGCAGTGCTGAGAAGCCAG GATCTGCTCATGTCTCCAGTGGGAAGAACTCGTTACTAGCTATCGAAGCTGCCCCTGCCAGCGTCATGCCAGTCGGCTCCACAGCCATGCAAGTCAGCCTCTTTGACATGAAACGCAACGTGTCAGATCTCCGTCTCCAGCTGCACCAGATGCGGCAACTACAG CTGCACAACCAGGAGGCGCTACGGGCCATGGTGAAGAAAGCGGAGCTGGAAATCAACGGCAAGGTGATGGAAAGAGCGAAGAGGCTGGAAGATCCTGTGCAgcgacagcgccacctggtggaGCAAGAAAGGCAGAAATACCTACACGAAGAGGAGAAAATTGTGAAGAGCTTGTG TGAGCTGGAAAGTTTTGTTGAAGATCTGAAGAAGGAATCTCTTACAGCCAATAGGATTGTTACACTGAAAGACGTTGAAGATGGGGCTTTTCTTCTACGGCAGGTTGGAGAGGCTGTCGCCACCCTCAAAG GTGAATTTCCAACACTGCAGAATAAAATGCGGGCCATTCTCCGCATCGAGGTGGAAGCTGTGAGATTTTTAAAGGAGGAACCTCATAAACTCGACATCCTACTGAAGAGAGTTCGCAGCATGACCGATATCCTCACCACCCTCCGGAG GCATGTTACCGATGGTCTGCTGAAAGGTGTGGATCCCTCACAGGCCGCCCAGTACAATGCCATGGAGAAAGCGACGGCGGCAGAAGTTCTGAAAAAACAGGACGAGGCTGCCAAGAGCCCTGCTTCCCCAAAGCAAAAGGTTGGCGAACCCTCAGCGGAACTGTCTGTCAGGTCAGAGGTGATCCCTGTCTCGAGCATGACCGTCCACCATGCACAAAGCTCCCCGGTGGTCATGCATCAGTCTCAGCATTCAACAACACTGGTCAGCAATGCCCCAAATTCTCCCGTGGCAAAGAGCCCCTCGGCAGGTTCATCTGCATCATGCCACCTGGTGCCTGCCATGCCAGagtctgctgcagcagcagcagccgcagtgACAGCGACCACCCAGCAAACGCAGGCACCTCAGTCGCCCCAGGTTAATGGCTCCACCATGCAAAGCCTTTTTATCGAGGAACTTCACAGCGTCAGTACCAGGAACAGAGCTCTGTCAATTGAG AAAGCAGAGAAGAAATGGGAAGAGAAAAGGCAGAACCTCGATCACTACAACGGAAAAGAATTTGAAAAACTCCTCGAAGAAGCACAAGCCAATATCATGAAATCAATCCCAAACCTTGAGATGCCTCCACAAGCCACAGGCTCGCCAAAAGCTGACGCAGCAGAAAAAATAGAAGTCTCTG AAGAGGCTCCTAACCCAGAGCAGGAGACCGAAAAGCCAGTGAAGTCTCCACCTCCTCCGCCTCCACGTCGCAGTTATCTGATAGGATCTGGACTAAGCACAAGACTGGGAGAAGTCAGTTACGTGGCCAGGAAAGACAGCACTTTGGTCAAG GAAAGCAGTGAAGATGCTGCTCAAGGAGCACAGCCAAAAATCCCCAAGGAAGACCACGCCTCTCCTCAACCCCTGGGCACAATTCcacctgcaaaggaggaggaggaggaggaggagggagacagaaTAATGGCAGAATTACAG GCTTTCCAGAAGTGCTCTTACATGGATGTAAACTCAAACAGCCATGTTGAACAGTCCAGAAATGACACTCACACAAAAGATGCAAGGCCTGTGGCCTTAATACACCCCAAGGAGAAGAAG GTGTATGGGGAGGCAACAAAAGATAGTGACCATCCCAAGCACCAGACAGAAGAGATGGTCTCGGATGCTCCCAGCATTGCTGAAAACTCTACCTTCAGCAAAGATTTGCTTTTGGAGAATAAGGAGTATGCACAAACAAATTCTCTTAAGCTGAAAACAAACTGCTCCATTGTGTTAGACAATGAAAGGAAGACGGGGCCTGAAGAAGCACAATGTCCCGCAGTTGAAACTGGAAGACAAAGGTCAACCAATGCTGCACTTAGAGAGACTGGTCATAGTTCGCAGCAGAATGAGCCTCTCAGTGGTGCAGGGGCACCTCCTGTCAGTCAAACAGACTCATACACCCAGGAGGCTTCTCCTAAGTCTCTAGAGGAACAAGAAATGTCTGCTGGGGCCTATAATCAAGTTGTGCTGAGGCATAAGGCACCTAGAAATGTTGCCTTAAATAGTATGGATGAGGTAGAGTCGCCAACTAGCTCTCCAAGTGATGAAAGCCCACCATCGGAGAACATTGCTTTCATGATTACCAAAACAGCAGTCCAATTTCTGTCCAGTGGAGAGGTCCACGATATagtcaacaggcagggagaagATGTGCAGACTGTGAACATTGATTCCAGAAGGGAAGCAACATCCCAACAAGGGACGCTAGAGAACCGTGAAAGTGAAGAGCCTGTGATGTGCTTGGACAAAAAACCGGTAATCATTATTTTTGATGAGCCAATGGACATCCGATCAGCTTATAAAAGACTTTCAACGATATTTGAGGAATGTGATGAAGAGCTGGAAAAAATGATGACAGAAGAGAAGatagatgaagaggaggaggaggaggaagaccaaGAGCCTGAGACACCTGGTGCCCGTAACATAGGAGTTACCAGTGCAGACAGTAATAGGAGTCATGGGGCTGATGACACAAGCAGCAGTAGATTTGAGCAGGACTTCAGAAAACGCTATCTGTCTAATTCAGCGACACAAGTCAAACTCCTTGAAGGGCAGGAAACAGGCGAGATGGATCTCAGGAAATCTCCTTACATTTATGTGCCACATCCAGAATCAAAGCTGGACACTCCTGATACAAAGAAGAAATTCAAGTTTAAATTCCCTAAAAAGCAGCTGGTGGCTCTTACACAGGCAATCCGCACGGGGACTAAAACCGGCAAGAAAACTTTGCAGGTGGTTGTgtatgaagaggaggaggaagacggcACTGTGAAACAGCACAAAGAGGCAAAAAGGTTTGAAATCCCGAGCAGTCGGCCTGATGACGCTTCAGGGAAGGAGGAGCCAAACCTAACTGTACAGACTTCTAGGACTGAAGAAATTAGAAAAAATACATACAGGACTCTGGACAGTCTGGAGCAGACTATTAAGCAACTGGAGAGCACTATTAGTGAGATGAGCCCAAAATCAGTTTCTGAAGCTCCAGCCCGATCGGAGGGAACTTCTGTCCCGGGCTTTTTCTCACCTAAAGAATCCCTAGCGCTGGAAGAGACTATTGCTGATGTTGAACCCCCTTCCTCAATACCGTCAACTTCACGTAAG GGTTCAACCAGCACTTCACAGACCAGCAGGATGCCAATCCCTGCAGCCGCAAAAAGTAGACAGCAAGGCAGTGCAGACAAAACAAGCAAACCGCATAAGCTACAGGATCAACGCCAGTACAGACAG gctAATGGAAGTGCTAAGAGAGCTGGTGGGGACTGTAAGGCCACTTCCCCTAACCTGTCTGCTTCAAAAATCCCAGCCTTTTCTTCCACCTCTGGGAAAAGTAGCTCTGTTTCTAGCGGTGATAGCACTAACCTTCCGAGCCCCCCTACTAAAGCCTCTGGCCCTTCTTCTAACCCTCTCAGTCCTCCAACAGGTCGCCCTCCTCATTCCGCTTCCCTAATCCCCTCTGTCTCTAATGGCTCCTTGAAGTTCCAGAATCCCGCTCACACAGGTAAAGGTCACCAACCTCTTTCATTCTCAATACAGACTCAAAACGGCCGgccaccccctcttcctccagctcccttTTCCtcatcctccttctcctctccctcctcctcctcctcctctcccccatcaCTGAGTCAAGGTTCGAAGAGCATCCGCTCGATCCACACACCCAGCTTCACCAGCTACAAGTCCCAGAACGGAAGTGTCAGCAAACCTGCCCAATCTTCCTCCGTCACCAAGGAATCAACTTAA